The following are encoded in a window of Flavobacteriales bacterium genomic DNA:
- a CDS encoding GH92 family glycosyl hydrolase, with product MTNTDTPYLTGGPMGLAMHATLAIALFLSASISNGQSPIATTLVDPFIGTGGHGHTFPGACVPFGLVQLSPDTRPDGIHDWDGASGYHYSDSIIYGFSHTHLSGTGVSDLCDVLLMPTTGSGTTDPNRYRSSFHKASEHAHAGYYRVHLDGPDVGVELTASPRTGMHRYAFPAGKEAFLTIDLEHRDFVENASIVRVGDREVTGERRSSSWARDQRLFYCIRTSHPFAPREADNPLAETIAAHQRSQDILRFGDLMGEPLVVKVGISAVSIEGARKNLEAEVPHWDFDQVKREAETTWDRALGRIHIRGGEERDRRIFYTALYHTMIAPCIFNDVDGNYRGMDGEVHHADHDVYTVFSLWDTFRALHPLMTILEPDRTRDWIRTMLLHHQQGGRLPIWELWGNETDCMIGHHAVSVIADAHAKGIRGFDEERALEAMVSSAELDRFGLKHYRERGYISSEDEPESVSKTLEYAYNDACIARYAEALGRQGIAAHYKARSRNWHNLFDPVTGFFRPRRNGGFIEPFDPHEVNFHFTEANAWHYALFVPHDMERYIELLGGQAGLTEKLDALFTADTRTTGRDQSDITGLIGQYAHGNEPSHNYAYLYSLSSRHYSMDVWLKRIMDDLYTDAPDGLSGNEDCGQMSAWYVLSALGLYPIDPGDPNYTLGLPRFPEAVIHLGDGRRLRIIGESEGGSRDHVTSISWNGGETAGFRRMDHAALMQGGELRFYLGPRPGSAPVPDQREDRRRDPGPMPVPIIQAPGQAFADSVRISVTSIPGPWHIVINTEHDAFDPKRNPRVRDNEVTLYRDGYVRAICADGTGRKGMPVSARFVKRDNDRTVELESNYAPQYAAGGDQALVDGLRGGQDFRTGEWQGFEAQDVLATVDLGRPMRIRRLGLGVLQDIRSWIWYPANVTFAVSMNQRQWSTMEVANPVPQDAEGAMKMDLWTEPMDKRVRYIKVMATSIGPCPEWHPGAGHPGWIFTDEILVEPY from the coding sequence ATGACGAACACCGACACTCCTTACCTGACAGGTGGGCCCATGGGGCTGGCCATGCATGCGACACTCGCTATAGCGCTGTTCCTCTCCGCATCCATTTCGAATGGCCAATCCCCGATCGCCACCACCCTGGTGGACCCTTTCATCGGCACCGGCGGCCACGGCCACACCTTCCCCGGCGCCTGCGTGCCTTTCGGCCTGGTGCAGTTGAGTCCCGACACACGCCCCGACGGCATACACGACTGGGACGGCGCCAGCGGATACCATTACAGCGACAGCATCATATACGGTTTCAGCCACACGCACCTGAGCGGTACCGGTGTAAGCGACCTGTGCGATGTGTTGCTGATGCCCACCACGGGAAGTGGTACCACCGATCCGAACCGGTACCGTTCATCCTTCCACAAGGCGTCCGAACATGCGCATGCCGGATACTACCGTGTGCATTTGGATGGGCCTGATGTGGGGGTGGAACTCACCGCGTCACCGCGTACAGGCATGCACCGCTACGCCTTCCCTGCGGGGAAGGAGGCCTTCCTGACGATCGACCTGGAACACCGTGACTTTGTGGAGAACGCCAGCATCGTTCGCGTGGGCGACCGTGAGGTGACAGGCGAAAGACGATCCAGTTCCTGGGCACGCGACCAGCGGTTGTTCTATTGCATACGCACCAGCCATCCCTTCGCGCCACGCGAGGCGGACAACCCGCTGGCGGAGACCATCGCCGCGCACCAGCGCAGCCAGGACATCCTGCGCTTCGGCGACCTGATGGGCGAACCGCTCGTGGTGAAGGTCGGCATCAGCGCGGTGAGCATCGAAGGTGCCCGCAAGAACCTGGAAGCCGAAGTGCCCCATTGGGACTTCGACCAGGTGAAGCGCGAAGCGGAGACCACTTGGGACCGCGCATTGGGCCGGATCCACATCAGGGGTGGCGAGGAACGCGACCGGCGCATCTTCTACACCGCGCTCTACCACACCATGATCGCCCCCTGCATCTTCAACGATGTCGACGGCAATTACCGGGGCATGGATGGCGAGGTCCATCATGCGGACCATGATGTGTACACGGTCTTCAGCCTGTGGGACACCTTCCGGGCCCTGCATCCCCTGATGACCATCCTGGAACCGGACCGCACCAGGGATTGGATCCGCACCATGCTGCTGCACCACCAGCAGGGCGGGCGGCTGCCCATCTGGGAACTTTGGGGCAACGAGACAGACTGCATGATCGGCCACCACGCCGTGAGCGTGATCGCCGACGCCCATGCGAAGGGCATTCGGGGCTTCGATGAGGAACGGGCCTTGGAAGCGATGGTCTCCAGCGCGGAGTTGGACCGCTTCGGTCTGAAGCACTACCGTGAGCGGGGCTACATCAGCAGCGAGGACGAACCCGAAAGCGTGAGCAAGACCCTGGAGTACGCCTACAACGACGCCTGCATCGCGCGCTATGCGGAAGCCCTGGGACGGCAGGGGATCGCCGCCCACTACAAGGCCCGCTCGCGCAATTGGCACAACCTCTTCGATCCGGTGACCGGATTCTTCCGGCCGAGACGCAATGGCGGCTTCATCGAACCCTTCGACCCCCATGAGGTGAACTTCCACTTCACCGAGGCCAATGCCTGGCACTATGCCCTCTTCGTGCCGCACGATATGGAGCGCTACATCGAACTGCTCGGTGGCCAGGCGGGTCTCACGGAGAAGCTTGACGCCTTGTTCACGGCCGATACGCGCACCACGGGCCGCGACCAGAGCGACATCACCGGCTTGATCGGCCAGTACGCGCATGGCAACGAGCCCAGCCACAACTACGCCTACCTCTATTCCCTTTCATCGCGCCACTACAGCATGGATGTGTGGTTGAAGCGCATCATGGACGATCTGTACACCGATGCGCCGGACGGGCTTTCCGGCAACGAGGACTGCGGGCAGATGAGCGCCTGGTACGTGCTCAGCGCGCTGGGCCTCTATCCCATCGACCCCGGTGATCCGAACTACACGCTGGGTTTGCCGCGCTTCCCGGAGGCGGTCATCCACCTTGGCGATGGGCGGCGGTTGAGGATCATCGGTGAAAGCGAGGGCGGCTCGCGCGACCATGTCACAAGCATCAGTTGGAATGGCGGCGAAACCGCTGGTTTCCGCCGGATGGACCACGCCGCGTTGATGCAAGGCGGTGAGTTGCGTTTCTACTTGGGACCACGGCCTGGTTCCGCTCCTGTGCCCGACCAGCGCGAGGATCGCAGGCGCGATCCCGGCCCCATGCCCGTGCCCATCATCCAGGCTCCGGGCCAGGCGTTCGCCGATTCGGTGCGCATCTCCGTCACCAGCATCCCAGGACCTTGGCATATCGTGATCAACACGGAGCATGACGCCTTCGATCCGAAGCGCAACCCCCGCGTGCGGGACAACGAGGTGACCCTGTACCGCGATGGGTATGTGCGGGCCATCTGCGCCGATGGCACGGGTAGGAAAGGCATGCCGGTAAGTGCGCGATTCGTGAAGCGCGACAATGACCGCACGGTGGAACTCGAGAGCAATTACGCGCCGCAATACGCCGCCGGTGGCGACCAGGCGCTGGTGGACGGGCTGCGCGGGGGGCAGGACTTCCGCACCGGCGAGTGGCAGGGCTTCGAGGCCCAGGACGTGCTTGCCACCGTGGACCTGGGCCGGCCCATGCGCATAAGAAGGCTCGGGCTGGGCGTCTTGCAGGACATCCGCAGCTGGATCTGGTATCCCGCCAACGTCACTTTCGCCGTGAGCATGAACCAGCGCCAATGGAGCACGATGGAAGTAGCCAACCCGGTGCCGCAGGACGCCGAGGGCGCCATGAAGATGGACCTCTGGACGGAACCCATGGACAAGCGTGTGCGCTACATCAAGGTCATGGCCACCAGCATCGGCCCGTGCCCGGAATGGCACCCCGGCGCGGGGCATCCTGGTTGGATCTTCACCGACGAGATCCTCGTGGAGCCGTATTGA
- a CDS encoding T9SS type A sorting domain-containing protein: MRNILSTLFIALCCTNAIAQGDCLTNFQFPAQAVVPNANGTVTNISTCNLAQEHSRITNIFAGANYQFTASAGAYITVRQGTANGPVVGQGSSPVSVQAVTNGDLFAHYTADDQCAFGVFCVVTTVQLLLNCTPPQAGYSVIEDCMAYTFTIQVSVNSLGDGAHVDIVQTVGADVTILEELGTGPVTLGPFPLGTVVNVVVQHESDPACTLVLGNITDSGNCPTQVVCGTELNEIHCHGNNQNVIFNYAGTGPYPLAILFNAGFLETCCDWLRVYDGPDITAPLLTPAQGINGNLAGQLFISTNPQHALTLRITTDISISCVTGQNAALDWTASCLDCAPPATTFQLVQDCANAQYFIEVGITDVGTANTLNVTNTAGAPTFQVTEPGTYQVGPIATGTPVQVTVAHDSNSLCNVTSPVFINPLCPVTICGAEVYEETYCYGANENKAWAYEKPGAAGTLHLKFLRGTIESSTWDRLRIFDGPDNTAPLLFQHTFSATYNLGPPGSAINNNFNAYYDVDVEATGNNLYMELTSDGSIHCTSQSNYDPFEWEVYCDGCAAPGIAYEMVPDCRDRTFMAEVVVSDPPGAAGLQIVNTITSETILASATGTYAFGPYPQNTPVEFMVAEADNLECAYYSGTLTYDSQDCVMVTCGYDNFNYCYGNNEDRWYTWQAAQSMPITIGFFQGQMTGTDRIIVYNGFNENAPVLFQGNNGGSFLGFAVNSLNPQNAITMRIQSDGAGSCQDNAALAELQWFVVCGMVGLEETMAPAFSLHPNPTEGTVFITWSGASGAASMRVLDAAGRTVLEHRLVLTAEGFHTIDLGGLANGQYVMQLITPHAVHSERVQVQR; encoded by the coding sequence ATGCGAAACATTCTATCCACACTGTTCATCGCCCTTTGCTGCACGAACGCGATAGCCCAGGGGGATTGCCTCACCAACTTCCAGTTCCCTGCGCAGGCCGTCGTCCCCAATGCGAATGGCACGGTGACCAACATCTCCACCTGCAATCTGGCACAGGAGCACAGCCGGATCACCAACATATTCGCAGGGGCCAACTACCAGTTCACCGCATCGGCCGGCGCATACATCACGGTTCGGCAGGGTACGGCCAATGGGCCGGTGGTGGGTCAAGGGTCCAGCCCCGTGTCGGTACAGGCGGTGACCAACGGCGATCTCTTCGCGCACTACACCGCCGACGACCAATGCGCATTCGGCGTGTTCTGCGTCGTCACCACGGTGCAGCTGTTGCTCAATTGCACACCGCCCCAGGCGGGCTATTCCGTGATCGAGGATTGCATGGCCTACACCTTCACGATCCAGGTCTCCGTGAACAGTCTGGGGGATGGTGCGCATGTGGACATCGTGCAGACCGTCGGTGCCGACGTGACCATTCTGGAGGAGCTCGGTACCGGACCCGTGACGCTGGGACCCTTCCCACTGGGTACCGTGGTGAACGTGGTGGTGCAGCATGAGAGCGATCCCGCCTGCACTTTGGTGCTGGGCAACATCACGGACAGCGGGAATTGCCCCACCCAGGTGGTATGTGGTACGGAACTGAACGAGATACACTGCCACGGCAACAACCAGAACGTCATATTCAATTACGCCGGCACCGGACCCTATCCATTGGCCATTCTCTTCAATGCCGGCTTCCTGGAGACCTGCTGCGATTGGCTTCGGGTTTATGACGGCCCCGACATCACGGCGCCCCTGCTCACACCTGCCCAGGGCATCAACGGCAATCTTGCAGGCCAGCTCTTCATCAGCACCAACCCGCAGCACGCGCTCACCCTGCGCATCACCACGGACATCTCCATCTCCTGCGTCACGGGTCAGAACGCGGCCCTGGACTGGACGGCCTCCTGTCTGGATTGTGCGCCACCGGCCACCACCTTCCAACTCGTGCAGGATTGCGCCAACGCCCAGTATTTCATCGAGGTCGGCATCACGGATGTCGGAACGGCGAACACGCTGAACGTCACCAACACCGCCGGGGCACCAACCTTCCAGGTCACCGAGCCGGGCACTTACCAGGTGGGACCGATAGCAACGGGAACGCCGGTGCAGGTGACCGTGGCGCACGACTCCAATTCGCTGTGCAATGTGACGAGTCCGGTCTTCATCAACCCCTTGTGCCCGGTGACGATCTGTGGTGCCGAGGTGTACGAGGAGACCTATTGTTACGGCGCGAATGAGAACAAGGCCTGGGCCTATGAGAAGCCCGGCGCGGCCGGTACGCTGCACCTGAAGTTCCTGCGCGGCACCATCGAGAGCAGCACCTGGGACCGCTTGCGCATCTTCGACGGGCCGGACAACACCGCGCCATTGCTGTTCCAGCACACCTTCTCGGCCACCTACAACCTGGGGCCTCCGGGCAGTGCCATCAACAACAACTTCAACGCCTACTACGATGTGGATGTGGAGGCCACGGGAAACAACCTCTACATGGAACTCACATCGGATGGCAGCATCCATTGCACCAGCCAGAGCAATTACGACCCCTTCGAGTGGGAGGTCTATTGTGATGGCTGCGCCGCACCGGGCATCGCCTATGAGATGGTGCCCGACTGCCGCGACCGCACCTTCATGGCCGAGGTGGTCGTGAGCGATCCTCCTGGCGCCGCCGGCCTGCAGATCGTGAACACCATCACCAGCGAGACGATCCTCGCATCAGCGACGGGCACATACGCCTTCGGACCCTACCCGCAGAACACGCCCGTGGAGTTCATGGTCGCCGAGGCGGACAATCTGGAATGCGCCTATTACAGCGGAACGCTCACCTACGACAGCCAGGACTGCGTGATGGTGACCTGTGGCTACGACAACTTCAACTATTGTTACGGCAACAATGAGGACCGTTGGTACACCTGGCAGGCCGCCCAATCCATGCCCATCACCATCGGCTTCTTCCAGGGGCAGATGACCGGTACGGACCGGATCATCGTTTACAACGGCTTCAACGAGAACGCCCCCGTGCTCTTCCAGGGCAACAACGGTGGAAGCTTCCTCGGCTTCGCAGTGAATTCCCTGAACCCACAGAACGCGATCACGATGCGCATCCAGTCCGATGGTGCGGGCTCCTGCCAGGACAACGCGGCGCTTGCCGAGTTGCAATGGTTCGTGGTCTGTGGCATGGTGGGCCTGGAGGAAACGATGGCTCCGGCGTTCAGCCTGCATCCCAACCCCACGGAGGGAACTGTTTTCATCACGTGGTCCGGAGCTTCGGGCGCCGCATCCATGCGCGTGCTTGATGCCGCTGGCCGAACCGTGCTGGAGCACCGGTTGGTGCTGACCGCCGAGGGCTTCCACACGATCGATCTGGGCGGACTGGCGAACGGGCAGTATGTGATGCAGTTGATCACACCGCACGCGGTGCACAGCGAACGCGTGCAGGTGCAACGCTGA
- a CDS encoding glycoside hydrolase family 2 protein — protein MRWWVILLLGGVIFSCGRGEAGGRKETRIELHTGWRVHEAGADGSHAAEVPGTVHTDLMRAGVIRDPYHGTELANVQWVEDREWVYTMSFEVSAGTWEHDHLDLVFEGLDTFAEVRLNGAGIGSADNMHRTWRFPVKGRLRTGRNELEVRFRSAVLAGEEQMRAYGRSLPADNDQGRVKVAPFVRKAGVHFGWDFAPRLVTCGIWRPVHLHGWDDARITGVQVEQRARNGQRELRIRPALEGTAPAHAIWRATIDAAKVATGSLEAGVRMMLPDTGLWWPAGMGDQRLRDLRVELIVGERTMSTWQGRIGLRDILLHQEPDSLGTPFSFVVNGVPLFAMGANLVPPDQFLPRAGDRAWVDLVRAMAEANMNMVRVWGGGVYPPEAFFDACDEAGILVWQDLMFANTMVPDGDPFLANVRAEVEEQVTRLQHRASVALWCGNNEIDVAWHNWGWQRTWEIAPKDSMRMWRSYANLFQEEMPRWISALDDRPYVHTSPLSNWGDTEGLRHGDLHYWGVWHGDEPFEAFTSNVGRFVSEYGFQSYPFWETLEAIAGPGDLENPGFWSSRQLSYKGDGAIARLAERYMGPVKDRRDLVEKSQALQAMACRMAIEAHHDARPHCMGTLLWQLNDVWPGASWSLIDHAGRRKPAYHAVRSTYGRIRAGGR, from the coding sequence ATGAGGTGGTGGGTCATTCTCCTGTTGGGCGGCGTCATCTTCTCCTGCGGTCGCGGAGAGGCGGGGGGCAGGAAGGAAACGCGGATCGAGCTGCATACGGGTTGGCGGGTCCATGAGGCCGGTGCCGATGGATCCCATGCGGCCGAAGTACCCGGCACGGTGCATACCGACCTGATGCGAGCCGGTGTGATCCGTGATCCCTACCACGGTACCGAGTTGGCCAATGTGCAGTGGGTGGAGGACCGCGAATGGGTCTACACCATGTCGTTCGAGGTGTCGGCCGGCACATGGGAACACGATCATTTGGATCTCGTCTTTGAAGGACTGGACACGTTCGCGGAAGTGCGGCTGAACGGCGCGGGCATCGGGTCGGCGGACAACATGCACCGCACCTGGCGCTTCCCTGTGAAAGGGCGGCTTCGCACAGGCAGGAACGAACTTGAAGTGCGTTTTCGCTCAGCGGTGCTGGCAGGGGAGGAGCAGATGAGGGCTTACGGCCGCTCCCTGCCCGCCGATAATGATCAGGGGCGTGTGAAAGTGGCACCATTCGTCCGTAAGGCCGGTGTGCATTTCGGTTGGGACTTCGCGCCGCGGCTGGTCACCTGCGGCATCTGGAGGCCGGTCCATCTGCACGGCTGGGATGATGCGCGCATCACCGGCGTGCAGGTGGAGCAACGGGCGCGGAATGGACAGCGTGAGCTGCGCATCCGTCCCGCTCTGGAAGGCACGGCACCGGCCCACGCGATTTGGCGAGCGACGATCGATGCCGCGAAGGTGGCCACCGGCTCCCTGGAGGCTGGTGTGCGGATGATGCTGCCCGATACGGGGCTGTGGTGGCCCGCTGGCATGGGTGATCAGCGTCTCCGCGATCTGCGTGTGGAGCTGATCGTGGGTGAGCGGACCATGTCCACCTGGCAGGGCAGGATCGGTCTGCGGGACATCCTGCTCCATCAGGAGCCTGACAGCCTGGGCACCCCGTTCTCCTTCGTCGTGAACGGGGTTCCACTATTCGCCATGGGCGCCAACCTGGTCCCCCCGGACCAATTCCTGCCGCGTGCTGGCGACAGGGCCTGGGTGGATCTGGTCCGGGCCATGGCCGAAGCGAACATGAACATGGTGCGTGTCTGGGGCGGAGGCGTCTATCCGCCGGAGGCCTTCTTCGATGCCTGTGATGAAGCGGGCATCCTGGTGTGGCAGGACCTCATGTTCGCCAACACCATGGTGCCGGACGGGGATCCGTTCCTGGCGAACGTGCGCGCTGAAGTGGAGGAGCAGGTGACGCGCTTGCAGCATCGCGCCAGTGTGGCGCTCTGGTGCGGCAACAACGAGATCGATGTGGCCTGGCACAACTGGGGCTGGCAGAGGACCTGGGAGATAGCGCCCAAGGATTCCATGCGCATGTGGCGGTCCTACGCGAACCTCTTCCAGGAAGAAATGCCGCGTTGGATCTCCGCATTGGATGACCGGCCCTATGTCCACACTTCTCCCTTGAGCAATTGGGGCGACACGGAAGGGCTTCGCCATGGCGATCTGCATTACTGGGGCGTGTGGCACGGGGATGAACCCTTCGAGGCATTCACTTCCAACGTCGGACGCTTCGTCAGCGAGTATGGTTTCCAGTCCTACCCGTTCTGGGAAACACTTGAGGCCATCGCAGGGCCTGGCGATCTGGAGAATCCCGGCTTCTGGTCCTCACGACAACTGAGCTACAAGGGTGATGGTGCGATCGCCCGTTTGGCGGAGCGGTACATGGGACCGGTGAAGGACCGTCGTGATCTGGTGGAGAAGAGCCAGGCCCTGCAAGCGATGGCCTGCCGCATGGCGATCGAAGCGCATCACGATGCTCGGCCACATTGCATGGGCACGCTGCTTTGGCAATTGAATGATGTCTGGCCCGGAGCCAGTTGGTCGCTGATCGACCATGCCGGCCGCCGCAAGCCGGCCTATCACGCGGTGCGTAGTACGTATGGGCGCATACGGGCCGGTGGGCGCTGA
- a CDS encoding tetratricopeptide repeat protein, with protein sequence MRSLEGSAMSCTIRSAIRTLIRLSLALTALPAWSSPPEDSLRSALTGQAPAGLKADALVNLAERAMAVDPPGALGYARNALAYAERSGDQKAELQALQVKADAETALGLYADALQTRFRALEISKVMGDPQAIARDLRALSDAYHFEGLLDRAVDEARNAVAILLPTNDEHTIAEAHADLVRCLRDAGRHDEAITVGNAALKRIESAGTMPVKATLWRQIGEVLLDQGRPTDALPMLTRAERELESGDSGSERFQVDLALARNHTLLGRFKEADQHIQKAERSTGSGLSFRQRDALRHARYQWALEQHQWEEAVRYLQAIKATDDSLDLARVKMKMVGMQVMHQLERRDEDNAKLLVRNVINEEAIADQRAYNRWLIVMSVVLFALALVLGFTMRHALRMNRRLKLKTEVIRRQSEEIGAKNLELQRQNMRLSESLVNEEEKEMLIKEIHHRVKNNLQVVDSLLTIQGSMHMDPALEKQFREAQGRIRSMALVHEHIYRSGGGQGGSLKSHLEQLARTVLVAYGLHDRVSVSVASPLDGFPEETQMPLTLMVNELLTNAVKHAFTGREHGHIRIVVRPAGEGYELLFSDDGQGLGQDGGYLRDRSFGMELVEILARQLNGEVRLLKGQGTTFSFSFVPDKKEIRAAS encoded by the coding sequence ATGCGCTCGTTAGAAGGCTCCGCCATGTCCTGCACCATTAGAAGCGCCATCCGCACCCTGATCCGCCTTTCGCTCGCGCTCACGGCGCTGCCCGCTTGGTCATCCCCGCCTGAAGACAGCCTGCGCTCAGCCTTGACCGGCCAGGCACCGGCAGGGCTCAAAGCCGATGCGCTTGTGAACCTGGCAGAGCGTGCCATGGCCGTGGATCCGCCCGGCGCTTTGGGCTACGCGCGCAATGCCCTGGCTTATGCGGAGCGGTCCGGCGACCAGAAAGCCGAACTGCAGGCCTTGCAGGTGAAGGCCGATGCGGAGACCGCCCTTGGACTTTATGCCGATGCCCTGCAGACCCGTTTCCGTGCCTTGGAGATCTCCAAGGTCATGGGCGACCCCCAGGCCATCGCCCGGGATCTGCGAGCCTTGTCCGATGCCTATCACTTCGAGGGACTCCTGGACAGGGCCGTGGATGAGGCGCGCAATGCCGTGGCCATCCTGCTGCCCACCAACGACGAACACACCATCGCCGAAGCGCATGCCGACCTGGTGCGCTGCCTGCGTGACGCGGGCCGCCATGACGAGGCCATCACCGTGGGCAACGCGGCCTTGAAACGCATTGAGAGCGCGGGCACCATGCCCGTTAAAGCCACGCTCTGGCGCCAGATCGGCGAGGTGCTCCTGGACCAGGGCAGACCCACCGACGCCCTGCCCATGCTCACGCGTGCGGAGCGTGAGTTGGAGAGCGGCGACAGCGGATCGGAACGGTTCCAAGTGGACCTCGCCCTGGCTCGCAACCATACCCTGCTGGGCCGCTTCAAGGAGGCCGACCAACACATCCAGAAGGCGGAACGATCCACCGGTTCGGGACTCTCCTTCAGGCAACGCGATGCCCTGCGCCATGCCCGTTACCAGTGGGCGCTGGAGCAGCACCAGTGGGAAGAGGCCGTCCGCTATCTCCAGGCCATCAAGGCCACGGATGATTCCCTGGACCTGGCCCGTGTGAAAATGAAAATGGTGGGCATGCAGGTGATGCACCAGCTCGAGCGCCGCGACGAGGACAACGCGAAGCTGCTGGTGCGCAACGTGATCAATGAAGAGGCCATCGCCGACCAGCGCGCTTACAACCGCTGGCTCATCGTCATGTCCGTGGTACTTTTCGCACTGGCACTTGTACTGGGCTTCACCATGCGGCATGCGCTGCGCATGAACCGCCGTTTGAAGTTGAAGACCGAGGTGATCCGCCGGCAAAGCGAGGAGATCGGCGCCAAGAACCTGGAATTGCAACGCCAGAACATGCGTCTCTCCGAATCACTGGTGAACGAGGAGGAGAAGGAGATGCTCATCAAGGAGATCCATCACCGCGTAAAGAACAACCTGCAGGTGGTGGACAGCCTGCTGACCATCCAGGGCAGCATGCATATGGACCCCGCACTGGAGAAGCAGTTCCGCGAAGCCCAGGGACGCATCCGCTCCATGGCATTGGTGCATGAGCACATCTACCGCTCAGGTGGTGGCCAGGGCGGTTCGCTGAAGTCCCATCTGGAGCAGCTGGCCCGCACAGTACTCGTGGCCTATGGCCTGCATGACCGGGTGTCCGTGAGCGTGGCGAGTCCGCTCGATGGCTTCCCGGAGGAGACCCAGATGCCCCTGACGCTGATGGTGAACGAACTGCTCACCAACGCCGTGAAACATGCCTTTACCGGTCGCGAGCACGGACACATCCGCATCGTGGTGCGGCCTGCGGGTGAAGGCTATGAACTGCTTTTCAGCGATGATGGCCAGGGGCTTGGACAGGATGGTGGGTATCTCCGCGATCGCTCCTTCGGGATGGAACTCGTGGAGATCCTGGCGCGCCAGCTCAATGGCGAGGTGCGCCTGTTGAAGGGCCAGGGCACGACCTTCAGCTTCAGCTTCGTACCAGACAAGAAGGAGATACGCGCGGCCTCCTGA
- a CDS encoding DEAD/DEAH box helicase has translation MDFKDLGLSEDLLHGLDSMRITTPTPIQQQAIPAALDGRDLIACAQTGTGKTAAFLLPLIDVITGYAPHEEGSIRGLIVVPTRELALQIDQQLQAIAYFTPITSIPLYGGSDGSTFDQQKQALTGGVEVVVATPGKLLSHLNLGYVPVKGLEFLILDEADRMMDMGFVDDINRIITFLPKERQTLMFSATMPPPIRELAKRILHDPVEISIALSKPAEGVDQQAYVIFEMQKAAILEHILRTNEATSIVIFAGRKIEVKNLDRHLRKKGFDCRAMHSDLDQSEREAVMLDFRNRKLRILVATDVVSRGIDIDDIDLVINYDVPRDPEDYVHRVGRTARASRKGAAITFVNEKEMREFGRIEALIGYEVKKMPMPDSMGRGPAYDPKARVARDGGKRDGHRRGGGGRGRSAARAR, from the coding sequence ATGGATTTCAAGGACCTGGGTCTGAGTGAGGACCTCCTGCATGGATTGGATTCCATGCGCATCACAACACCCACCCCCATCCAGCAGCAGGCCATACCGGCGGCATTGGATGGCCGCGACCTGATCGCCTGCGCGCAGACCGGTACCGGCAAGACGGCAGCCTTCCTGCTGCCCCTGATCGATGTGATCACCGGCTATGCCCCGCATGAAGAAGGCAGCATCCGCGGATTGATCGTGGTGCCCACGCGCGAACTTGCCCTCCAGATCGATCAGCAGCTGCAGGCCATCGCCTACTTCACACCGATCACCTCCATCCCCCTTTACGGAGGTAGCGACGGCAGCACCTTCGACCAACAGAAGCAGGCCCTCACGGGGGGCGTGGAAGTGGTGGTGGCCACCCCCGGCAAGCTGCTCAGCCATCTGAACCTGGGCTATGTGCCCGTGAAGGGCCTGGAGTTCCTGATCCTCGATGAGGCCGACCGCATGATGGACATGGGCTTCGTGGACGACATCAACCGGATCATCACTTTCCTGCCGAAGGAGCGGCAGACGCTGATGTTCAGCGCCACCATGCCCCCGCCGATACGCGAACTGGCCAAGCGCATCCTGCACGACCCCGTGGAGATCTCCATCGCGCTGAGCAAGCCCGCGGAAGGTGTGGACCAACAGGCTTACGTGATCTTCGAGATGCAGAAGGCCGCCATCCTGGAGCACATCCTGCGCACCAACGAGGCCACCAGCATCGTGATCTTCGCCGGGCGCAAGATCGAAGTGAAGAACCTGGACCGCCACCTGCGCAAGAAAGGCTTCGACTGCCGGGCCATGCATAGCGACCTGGACCAGAGCGAGCGCGAGGCCGTGATGCTCGACTTCCGCAACCGCAAGCTGCGGATCCTGGTGGCCACCGATGTGGTGAGCCGCGGCATCGACATCGATGATATCGACCTGGTGATCAATTATGACGTGCCGCGCGACCCGGAGGATTACGTGCACCGTGTGGGCCGTACGGCGCGTGCCTCGCGCAAGGGTGCCGCCATAACCTTCGTCAACGAGAAGGAGATGCGCGAATTCGGCCGCATCGAGGCCCTCATCGGCTATGAGGTGAAGAAGATGCCGATGCCCGACAGCATGGGCCGCGGACCGGCCTACGACCCCAAGGCGCGCGTGGCCCGCGATGGTGGAAAACGCGACGGCCACCGCCGGGGTGGCGGTGGCCGTGGTCGTTCCGCGGCGCGCGCGCGTTAG